One Rhizobium sp. NRK18 genomic window carries:
- the uca gene encoding urea carboxylase, translating to MFKKVLIANRGEIAVRIIRTLKRLGIASVAVYSDADRFSKAVLMANEAVRLGPAPAAESYLDVDAVVAACKATGAEAVHPGYGFLSENIGFAERLKAEGIAFIGPKPENISAFGLKHTARELAKASGVPLLPGSDLLDSADAALEAAEAIGYPVMLKSTAGGGGIGMQLCADAASLKAAFESVQRTARSSFGDARVYLERFVSKARHVEVQIFGDGKGRVIALGERDCSLQRRNQKVVEETPAPGLSDAVRSRLHAAAISLGEKVAYASAGTVEFIYDPAREEFYFLEVNTRLQVEHPVTETVFGIDLVEWMIRQAADEDVLAGNETLTPRGAAIEARVYAEMPHADFRPSAGLLTEVVFPADVRVDGWIETGTEVTPYYDPMLAKLIVSGDDRASAIAALEKALDGTSLCGIETNLDYLKAIATSDLFRKGDVATTALKDFGFVPDVIEVIAPGAQSSLQELPGRLGLWHVGVPPSGPMDDYSFRHANRLVGNHDETAALELTVSGPVLKFFSDVTIALAGARMPMKLDGEPVPHDTALSVKAGQTLIIGTIDGPGQRAYLAVAGGFAAPVVLGSRATFGLGQFGGNATGTLKAGHVLRLARASQTDVTPAGKPAPLTREWQVGVLYGPHGAPDFFLEEDIETLFSTEYEVHFNSARTGVRLMGPAPKWAREDGGEAGLHPSNLHDNPYAIGAIDFTGDMPIILGPDGPSLGGFVCPAVIARDEQWKMGQFKPGDRIRFHAVHRPDDALAGPTVIGLGETAGSPIIGGSDEGEVPVVYRRQGDDNLLVEYGPMQLSIGLRLRAHLLMQALQDEKVPGLVDLTPGIRSLQVHYHGTALTRSRLVGLLGEIEASLPSINAVKVPSRTVWLPLSWNDPDAELAMRKYQELVRPNAPWCPSNIEFIRRINGLSDEEAVKQTIFDASYLVMGLGDVYLGAPVATPLDPRHRLVTTKYNPARTWTPENAVGIGGAYMCIYGMEGPGGYQLFGRTIQMWNTWRQTPVFGHGKPWLLDFFDQVRFFPVSHAELTEARAAFPHGGYPIRVEDGEFSYADYEAGIAANAASIATFKASQQAAFEAERRRWKEQGLDSFTVDEGPGHHAGGDIPEGCFGVESAVPGNVWKVLVEEGQTVAAGDTLAIIESMKMEITITAHAAGRVKELRAGAGRNVRAGDVLAVLEDI from the coding sequence CTTTCGGGCTGAAGCACACGGCGCGCGAACTTGCCAAGGCAAGCGGCGTGCCGCTGTTGCCCGGATCGGATCTGCTCGACAGCGCCGATGCGGCCCTGGAAGCCGCCGAGGCGATCGGCTATCCGGTCATGCTGAAGTCGACTGCCGGCGGCGGCGGCATCGGCATGCAGCTCTGCGCCGATGCGGCGAGCCTCAAGGCGGCTTTCGAGAGCGTCCAGCGCACGGCGCGTTCGAGTTTCGGCGACGCCCGCGTCTATCTGGAGCGCTTCGTTTCAAAGGCCCGCCATGTCGAGGTGCAGATCTTCGGCGACGGCAAAGGCAGGGTGATCGCGCTCGGCGAGCGCGACTGCTCGCTGCAGCGGCGAAACCAGAAGGTGGTCGAGGAGACGCCGGCGCCGGGATTGTCCGACGCGGTCCGCAGCCGTCTGCACGCGGCGGCAATCTCGCTCGGCGAAAAGGTTGCCTACGCCTCCGCCGGGACGGTGGAGTTCATCTACGATCCGGCCCGCGAGGAGTTCTACTTTCTCGAAGTCAATACACGCCTGCAGGTCGAGCATCCGGTGACGGAAACCGTCTTTGGCATCGATCTCGTCGAGTGGATGATCCGCCAGGCGGCCGATGAAGACGTGCTGGCTGGAAACGAGACCCTGACGCCGCGAGGTGCGGCCATCGAGGCGCGCGTCTATGCGGAAATGCCGCATGCGGATTTCCGGCCGAGCGCCGGGCTCCTGACGGAGGTCGTCTTTCCGGCCGATGTGCGCGTCGATGGCTGGATCGAGACCGGGACGGAGGTCACGCCCTATTACGACCCGATGCTCGCCAAGCTGATCGTTTCGGGAGACGACCGTGCATCGGCGATCGCTGCACTGGAAAAGGCGCTCGACGGCACGTCCCTTTGCGGCATCGAGACCAACCTCGACTATCTGAAGGCGATTGCGACCTCTGACCTCTTCCGAAAAGGTGATGTCGCCACGACGGCGCTGAAGGATTTCGGCTTCGTGCCGGACGTGATCGAGGTGATCGCTCCCGGCGCGCAGTCGAGCCTTCAGGAACTGCCCGGTCGTCTCGGCCTCTGGCATGTCGGCGTGCCGCCGTCCGGCCCGATGGACGACTATTCCTTCCGCCACGCCAACCGTCTCGTCGGCAATCATGACGAGACGGCAGCGCTGGAGCTGACGGTTTCCGGTCCCGTGCTGAAATTCTTCTCCGACGTCACGATAGCCCTTGCCGGCGCGCGCATGCCGATGAAGCTCGATGGCGAGCCGGTGCCGCATGATACGGCGTTGTCGGTTAAGGCCGGCCAGACGCTCATTATCGGAACGATCGACGGCCCCGGCCAGCGCGCCTATCTGGCCGTCGCCGGTGGCTTCGCCGCTCCGGTCGTCCTAGGTTCGCGCGCAACCTTCGGTCTGGGTCAGTTCGGCGGCAATGCCACCGGCACGCTGAAGGCCGGCCATGTGCTCAGGCTCGCACGCGCTTCGCAAACCGACGTCACGCCTGCCGGCAAGCCGGCGCCGCTGACGCGGGAATGGCAGGTGGGCGTCCTCTACGGTCCGCACGGGGCGCCGGATTTCTTCCTCGAGGAAGACATCGAGACACTGTTTTCGACCGAATACGAAGTGCATTTCAACTCGGCGCGCACGGGCGTCCGGCTGATGGGGCCGGCACCGAAATGGGCGCGCGAAGATGGCGGCGAGGCGGGCCTTCATCCCTCCAACCTGCACGACAATCCCTATGCCATCGGCGCGATCGACTTCACCGGCGACATGCCGATCATCCTCGGCCCCGACGGGCCGAGCCTCGGCGGATTCGTCTGCCCGGCGGTCATTGCCCGAGACGAGCAGTGGAAAATGGGCCAGTTCAAGCCGGGCGACAGGATCCGCTTTCATGCGGTGCACCGCCCTGACGACGCGCTGGCCGGCCCAACGGTCATCGGGCTCGGCGAGACGGCAGGCTCGCCGATCATTGGCGGCAGTGACGAAGGCGAGGTGCCGGTCGTCTACCGCCGGCAGGGTGATGACAACCTGCTGGTCGAATACGGACCGATGCAGCTTTCGATCGGCCTCAGATTGCGCGCCCATCTGCTGATGCAGGCCCTGCAGGACGAGAAAGTGCCGGGACTCGTCGACCTGACGCCGGGCATCCGCTCGCTGCAGGTCCATTATCACGGCACGGCGTTGACGCGATCGCGCCTTGTCGGTCTGCTCGGCGAAATCGAAGCCTCGCTGCCGTCGATCAACGCGGTCAAGGTTCCGAGCCGCACGGTCTGGCTGCCGCTTTCCTGGAACGATCCGGATGCCGAACTGGCGATGCGCAAGTATCAGGAACTGGTTCGGCCGAATGCACCATGGTGCCCGTCCAACATCGAGTTCATTCGCCGGATAAACGGGCTTTCGGACGAGGAGGCGGTCAAGCAGACCATCTTCGATGCCAGCTATCTGGTGATGGGGCTCGGCGACGTCTATCTCGGCGCGCCGGTGGCGACTCCGCTCGATCCGCGCCATCGGCTGGTGACGACCAAGTATAATCCGGCTCGCACATGGACGCCGGAAAACGCGGTTGGCATCGGCGGCGCCTATATGTGCATCTACGGCATGGAGGGCCCCGGCGGCTACCAGCTGTTCGGCCGCACCATCCAGATGTGGAACACCTGGCGCCAGACGCCGGTCTTCGGTCACGGCAAGCCATGGCTTCTCGATTTCTTCGATCAGGTCCGCTTCTTCCCGGTAAGCCATGCCGAACTGACGGAGGCGCGCGCCGCCTTCCCGCATGGCGGTTACCCGATCCGTGTGGAAGACGGCGAATTCTCCTATGCGGACTACGAGGCCGGCATTGCGGCGAATGCCGCGTCCATCGCCACCTTCAAGGCAAGCCAGCAGGCGGCCTTCGAGGCCGAGCGGCGGCGCTGGAAGGAGCAGGGGCTCGACAGTTTCACCGTCGACGAAGGCCCCGGCCACCATGCCGGCGGGGATATTCCGGAGGGATGCTTCGGCGTCGAGAGCGCGGTGCCCGGCAATGTCTGGAAGGTTCTCGTCGAGGAGGGCCAGACCGTTGCGGCGGGGGATACGCTCGCCATAATCGAATCCATGAAAATGGAAATCACCATCACTGCCCATGCTGCCGGCCGCGTGAAGGAACTGCGCGCCGGAGCCGGGCGAAACGTAAGAGCCGGCGATGTGCTGGCCGTGCTTG